The following are encoded in a window of uncultured Ilyobacter sp. genomic DNA:
- a CDS encoding MurR/RpiR family transcriptional regulator, whose product MIKFLANMADNIALTSTDKKILDFFLDNGPKICFMNSGEIAESLKISDTSVIRFVKRLGYKNFSEFKLDLRNKVADTVLTPTQKLKKNKDLLESESFNMTFFNNINDGISKTFNSNSINTIKEISAILLKSKKKFIVGFKSTSGIVSFFGLRLGFMLKEVETLSNNNSELIKKIVDITSKDVLVIFAYPKYSKTYNLLIEIAKKARAKIIIITDKESSPVRFLGDLSLIINTDGLSFFNSMVTTQAVCEYFLTYISKEIGLDEEKRISIINDYLNQNL is encoded by the coding sequence ATGATAAAATTTTTAGCAAATATGGCAGATAACATAGCGTTAACAAGCACCGATAAAAAAATTTTAGATTTTTTTTTAGATAATGGTCCTAAAATTTGTTTTATGAATTCAGGGGAAATAGCTGAATCTCTTAAAATTAGCGATACTTCTGTTATTCGTTTTGTTAAGAGGCTTGGTTATAAAAACTTTAGTGAATTTAAATTAGACTTAAGAAATAAAGTAGCGGATACAGTTCTTACGCCTACACAAAAGCTAAAAAAGAATAAGGACCTTCTAGAGTCGGAATCTTTTAATATGACTTTTTTTAACAATATAAATGATGGAATTTCTAAAACTTTTAATTCAAATTCTATAAATACAATTAAAGAAATTTCAGCAATACTTTTAAAATCTAAAAAAAAATTTATTGTAGGCTTTAAAAGTACTTCTGGCATAGTTTCCTTTTTTGGTCTTAGATTAGGTTTTATGCTGAAAGAAGTTGAAACCCTCTCAAATAATAATTCTGAATTAATAAAAAAAATAGTAGATATTACTTCAAAAGATGTTCTAGTTATTTTTGCCTATCCAAAATACTCTAAAACCTATAATCTACTTATTGAAATTGCGAAAAAAGCCCGGGCCAAAATTATTATTATTACCGACAAAGAATCTTCCCCAGTTAGATTTTTAGGAGACCTCTCACTTATTATTAATACCGATGGTCTAAGCTTTTTTAACTCTATGGTTACTACTCAAGCCGTATGTGAATACTTTTTAACTTATATCAGCAAAGAAATTGGATTAGATGAAGAGAAAAGAATTTCAATTATAAATGATTATTTAAATCAAAATTTATAA
- a CDS encoding BglG family transcription antiterminator: protein MLNKRSVEILMNLLYIDPVISLERLSAKYDLSKRSIRYDIDNINFFLKVNGFNELKKCSKGTYQLDESIKNFSEIKKLIKNKYYIFSPSERLDYIKANFYFMKEPLKLNSLEKELSVSNSTVRVDLNEVKAYFEKADLKIDYQPKRGFILSGDEETLRKSALKFLLKYIKVSGTEITYKEDLFPTLGTDLIFSKILQYFENISVREVANFIKKTTLSLKISMSDEADNTLKLYMLYLIRRVGDFNVLKGRRENEVFLSKTKEYKVIGAIIKKFETIFCISINNSELLFLTELFLGSHSYNFNTSFFKHWVEMEFLVKKIIKDVGEVLGTNLSDDIVLYKGILNHLKPSLYRIKNEITLENKVSEEIEELYSDYFNAVKRSCQKYLEPHIGKSIPDEEIGYLTVHFKIALDKISSLNPPKNVLLVCSFGYGTSKLLAKQLNDEFNINILKILPYNEFVDMQHYSNIDLIVTTLNMKEKTNNIPIVELGPFISEENKRELIKLGVQRKDKKNSEVSVSKILKVISSYKKHQDEEKLIDNLREIIPVNIVDDRVNLKSLSSFLSVRNILFKESYPHWTDAVREAGRLLEDQNCTSSLYTQEMIEVIRKNGSYMVMEDSIAIPHANNNDSVYKTGFAMLYLKEPVEFPEGKMVNLIIPFSSLDKQEHSKALTDIIELIDKSFLEYLGKCSDGEEVLKFIIENLSRDNQ, encoded by the coding sequence ATGTTAAATAAGCGTTCTGTTGAAATATTAATGAACTTACTTTATATAGACCCCGTTATTTCCCTGGAAAGATTATCAGCTAAATATGATCTGAGCAAAAGAAGCATAAGATATGATATAGATAATATAAACTTTTTTTTAAAGGTAAATGGATTTAACGAATTAAAAAAGTGTTCTAAAGGAACCTACCAATTAGATGAATCTATTAAAAATTTTAGCGAGATAAAAAAGCTGATTAAAAATAAATATTATATTTTTTCCCCATCTGAAAGACTTGATTACATAAAAGCTAATTTTTATTTTATGAAAGAACCGTTAAAGCTGAATTCTCTTGAAAAAGAACTTTCTGTTAGCAACAGTACTGTAAGAGTAGATTTAAACGAAGTAAAGGCTTACTTTGAAAAGGCAGACCTTAAGATTGATTATCAGCCTAAAAGAGGTTTTATCCTTTCTGGAGACGAGGAAACACTTAGAAAGTCAGCTCTTAAATTTCTTTTGAAATATATAAAAGTTTCAGGTACAGAAATTACTTATAAAGAAGACCTTTTTCCAACTCTGGGAACAGATCTGATTTTCTCTAAAATTCTGCAGTACTTTGAAAATATATCTGTCAGGGAAGTGGCAAATTTTATAAAAAAGACTACGTTAAGTTTGAAAATAAGTATGTCCGATGAAGCTGACAATACATTAAAACTCTATATGCTTTACCTTATAAGGAGAGTTGGAGACTTCAATGTTTTGAAGGGAAGAAGGGAAAATGAAGTGTTTTTAAGTAAAACTAAAGAGTATAAGGTAATTGGGGCAATCATAAAAAAGTTCGAAACTATATTTTGTATCTCAATAAATAATTCAGAGCTTCTTTTTCTTACAGAACTTTTTTTAGGAAGTCACTCTTATAATTTTAATACATCTTTTTTCAAACATTGGGTTGAAATGGAGTTTTTAGTAAAAAAAATAATAAAAGATGTAGGAGAGGTTTTAGGGACTAATCTGTCTGACGATATAGTTCTGTATAAAGGAATTTTAAATCATTTAAAACCTTCACTTTATAGGATAAAAAATGAAATAACACTTGAAAATAAAGTATCTGAAGAGATAGAAGAATTGTATTCAGATTATTTTAATGCTGTAAAAAGAAGCTGTCAGAAATATTTAGAGCCGCATATTGGAAAGTCAATTCCAGATGAAGAAATAGGGTATCTAACAGTTCACTTTAAAATAGCTCTAGATAAAATCAGTTCCTTAAATCCACCTAAAAATGTGCTTTTAGTATGTTCCTTTGGCTACGGAACTTCTAAGCTTCTTGCTAAACAGCTAAATGATGAATTTAATATAAATATATTGAAAATTTTGCCATACAATGAATTTGTAGATATGCAACACTACAGCAATATAGATCTTATAGTTACTACATTAAATATGAAAGAAAAAACAAATAATATTCCCATAGTTGAATTAGGTCCATTTATATCAGAAGAAAACAAAAGAGAGCTTATTAAACTAGGAGTTCAGAGAAAGGATAAAAAAAATAGTGAAGTATCTGTCTCAAAAATTTTAAAGGTTATATCCTCCTATAAAAAACATCAAGATGAAGAAAAACTTATTGATAATTTAAGAGAGATTATTCCTGTAAATATCGTAGATGATCGAGTGAATTTAAAGAGTCTTTCTTCATTTTTATCTGTAAGAAATATTCTTTTTAAGGAGTCATATCCTCACTGGACTGATGCAGTAAGAGAAGCTGGCAGACTTTTAGAAGATCAAAATTGTACGTCAAGTTTATATACACAAGAAATGATAGAAGTTATCAGAAAGAATGGAAGTTACATGGTCATGGAGGATAGCATTGCAATACCTCATGCAAATAATAATGATTCTGTTTATAAAACTGGTTTTGCTATGCTCTATCTGAAGGAACCGGTAGAATTCCCCGAAGGGAAGATGGTTAATCTGATAATTCCTTTCTCTAGTCTTGATAAACAGGAGCATTCAAAGGCTTTAACAGATATTATAGAGCTTATAGATAAATCATTTTTAGAATATTTAGGAAAATGTTCAGACGGTGAAGAAGTTCTAAAATTTATCATAGAAAATTTATCAAGAGATAATCAGTAA
- a CDS encoding PTS sugar transporter subunit IIA, with the protein MLNGQIKIKERVKDWEEAVRLSASSLLENNKIEQRYIDCMVNNIVENGPYMIILPGVAMPHSRPEDGVIATGLSLLKLNEEVSFPEDNRVKLVFSLAAGDSDSHMDTIMSLCDLFEDETKIEALNNATSIEEILEII; encoded by the coding sequence ATGTTGAATGGACAAATCAAAATAAAAGAAAGAGTAAAGGACTGGGAAGAGGCAGTAAGATTATCAGCTTCCTCTTTATTAGAAAATAATAAAATAGAGCAGAGATATATTGATTGTATGGTAAATAACATTGTAGAAAATGGACCTTACATGATTATTCTTCCTGGAGTAGCTATGCCACACTCTAGACCAGAAGACGGAGTTATTGCCACAGGTTTATCACTCTTAAAGTTGAATGAAGAAGTTAGTTTTCCAGAAGATAACAGAGTCAAGTTAGTGTTTTCTCTGGCAGCAGGAGATTCAGACAGCCATATGGATACAATAATGTCTTTATGTGACTTATTTGAAGATGAAACTAAGATAGAAGCATTAAATAATGCAACTAGTATCGAAGAAATATTAGAGATTATATAG
- a CDS encoding nucleoside/nucleotide kinase family protein, with amino-acid sequence MKVQLNVNGFEYEASYTDREVNNIYLPLLKDITKKSRENKGNRYIVFLAAPPGTGKSTLSLLLEKLSREDDNLENLQALSLDGFHHFNDYLKSNYMEIDGKKELLYRRKGAPETFDLENIKTYLKKLSENKKVKWPIYDRQLHNPVMDVIDINSKIILIEGNWLLLDEEGWRDIKEFADYSIFIEAKKETIKNRLISRKVRGGYSQEDAENFYLNSDGPNVDRVLNHRMESDLLLEMLETCENKIK; translated from the coding sequence ATGAAAGTTCAATTAAATGTTAATGGCTTTGAATATGAAGCCAGCTATACAGATAGAGAAGTAAATAATATATACTTGCCTCTATTAAAGGATATTACTAAAAAGAGTAGAGAAAATAAGGGCAACAGGTATATTGTTTTTCTGGCGGCACCTCCAGGTACTGGCAAGTCTACACTATCTTTGCTATTAGAAAAACTGTCAAGAGAAGATGACAATCTGGAAAATCTACAAGCTCTTTCACTGGATGGATTCCATCACTTCAATGACTATCTTAAGAGTAACTATATGGAGATAGATGGTAAAAAAGAACTTTTATACAGGAGAAAAGGGGCACCAGAAACTTTTGACCTTGAAAATATAAAGACCTATCTAAAAAAATTATCTGAAAATAAAAAGGTAAAATGGCCTATATATGACAGGCAGCTACACAATCCTGTTATGGATGTAATAGATATAAATTCAAAAATTATACTAATAGAAGGAAACTGGCTTCTTTTAGATGAAGAAGGATGGCGTGATATTAAAGAGTTTGCTGATTATTCAATATTTATAGAAGCAAAAAAAGAAACGATTAAAAATCGTCTTATCTCCAGGAAAGTCAGGGGTGGTTACTCTCAGGAAGATGCAGAGAACTTTTATTTAAACAGTGATGGTCCGAACGTAGACAGAGTCCTGAATCACAGAATGGAAAGTGATCTTTTACTAGAAATGTTGGAAACATGTGAAAATAAAATAAAATAA
- a CDS encoding PTS mannitol transporter subunit IICB gives MSKRAKIQAFGGFLTSIVIPNMGAFIAWGFITALFIPTGWLPSENFGQLVGPIIVNVLPILLGYTGGKIVGGEKGAIVGTMATAGLIVGSEIPMFLGAMVMGPLGGYVSKKVEGFIHGKIPTGFEMVVNNFSVGILGFLLCLLSYEAVGPAIVGLNTMVTVLVEKIISSGFLPLLSIINEPAKVLFLNNVIDQGIYYPLGMQQTAQLGKSILFTVASNPGPGLGILLAYSLFGKGMSKKSAPGAIIIHFFGGIHELYFPYVLMKPLMIIPMILGGMTGITIFSLTGVGLVAGPSPGSIFAYLALTPKGNFIGIIAGVLGATIVSLVTGMLVLKVDNKEKAGDEAFEESVDRSKAMKKEGKDKLNQLKDSKPETVVMAEINKIAFACDAGMGSSLMGANIFKRELEKRNIQKNVSHYAIEKVPEDVDVIVTHKSLKERTEKKFPDKRIIALNNFLKDEKLEEFLTELAG, from the coding sequence ATGTCAAAACGAGCTAAGATACAGGCTTTTGGAGGATTTTTAACGAGTATTGTTATACCAAACATGGGCGCATTCATTGCATGGGGATTTATTACTGCTTTATTTATTCCAACAGGCTGGTTACCAAGTGAGAACTTTGGCCAGTTAGTAGGACCGATAATTGTAAATGTATTACCTATTTTACTAGGATACACAGGAGGTAAAATTGTAGGAGGAGAGAAAGGTGCTATTGTAGGAACTATGGCAACAGCAGGACTGATAGTAGGATCTGAGATTCCGATGTTCTTAGGGGCTATGGTAATGGGGCCACTTGGTGGATATGTATCTAAAAAGGTAGAGGGATTTATACATGGAAAAATACCGACTGGATTTGAAATGGTAGTAAATAACTTCTCTGTAGGAATATTAGGATTTCTTCTATGCTTATTATCTTATGAAGCTGTAGGTCCTGCTATAGTGGGTCTGAACACAATGGTTACAGTTTTGGTAGAAAAAATTATTAGTTCAGGTTTTTTACCACTACTATCCATAATTAATGAGCCTGCAAAAGTATTATTCCTGAATAACGTAATAGATCAGGGTATATATTATCCACTGGGAATGCAGCAGACAGCACAGTTAGGTAAGTCTATCTTATTTACAGTAGCATCAAACCCTGGTCCTGGTTTAGGTATACTTCTTGCTTATTCTCTATTCGGTAAAGGAATGTCAAAGAAATCTGCTCCTGGAGCTATAATTATCCACTTCTTCGGAGGAATACATGAGCTGTACTTCCCGTATGTATTAATGAAGCCGTTAATGATTATTCCTATGATCTTAGGGGGGATGACTGGTATTACTATCTTCTCATTAACAGGAGTCGGTCTTGTAGCAGGTCCTAGTCCAGGTTCTATCTTTGCATACTTAGCATTAACTCCTAAGGGGAATTTCATTGGAATAATAGCTGGAGTATTGGGTGCAACTATCGTTTCCCTTGTTACTGGTATGTTAGTACTTAAGGTAGACAATAAGGAAAAAGCTGGTGACGAGGCTTTTGAAGAGTCTGTAGATCGTTCAAAAGCAATGAAAAAAGAAGGAAAAGATAAGTTAAACCAATTAAAGGATTCAAAGCCTGAAACAGTAGTAATGGCAGAGATAAATAAAATTGCCTTTGCATGTGATGCAGGAATGGGAAGTAGCTTAATGGGAGCAAATATCTTTAAAAGAGAACTTGAAAAGAGAAATATCCAAAAAAATGTAAGTCACTATGCTATAGAAAAAGTTCCCGAAGATGTTGATGTTATTGTTACTCATAAGAGTTTGAAAGAAAGAACTGAAAAAAAATTTCCTGATAAAAGAATTATTGCATTAAACAACTTCTTAAAAGATGAAAAATTAGAAGAGTTTCTTACAGAGTTGGCTGGTTAA
- a CDS encoding zinc-binding dehydrogenase, whose amino-acid sequence MKTRAAVLRGKKDIFIREFELPEITEDELLVEVVTNSICLSTYKAALLGEEHKRVPKDISTKPIITGHEFAGYIRQVGGNLKDKFKEGEKFVLQPAMGLDTGYSSGYSYEFFGGNATYTIIPKIAIEKDCVLPYKGDFFADASLAEPMCCIIGAYNSSYHTTPYVYEHQMGTKPGGKLALLGCAGPMGIGAIDYAVNVLKPKLVVVTDINEERLKRTQSLIPESVALKNGVELIYLNTSNIDAVEKLMELSNGTGYDDVCVYASVEQLLIQGDEILGNDGCLNFFAGPTDKNFKVPFNFYHVHYSSTHIVGSSGGSTGDMIESLELSEKNIINPCYMVTHIGGLKAAPETILNLPNIPGGKKLIYPHIELDLVGIEEFAELGQKDNRFKKLDEIVKQNNYVWNLEAENYLLENF is encoded by the coding sequence ATGAAGACAAGAGCAGCAGTTTTAAGGGGAAAAAAAGATATCTTTATAAGAGAGTTTGAGCTCCCAGAAATTACAGAGGATGAATTATTGGTAGAAGTAGTAACAAATAGTATTTGTCTATCTACATATAAAGCAGCACTTTTGGGAGAAGAGCATAAAAGAGTACCAAAAGATATCAGTACTAAGCCTATTATAACGGGGCATGAGTTTGCAGGTTATATAAGACAGGTCGGAGGGAACCTAAAGGATAAGTTTAAAGAGGGAGAGAAGTTTGTACTTCAGCCTGCAATGGGTCTAGATACAGGATATTCTAGTGGATATAGTTATGAGTTCTTTGGCGGAAATGCAACTTATACAATTATACCAAAGATTGCAATTGAAAAAGATTGTGTTTTACCATACAAGGGTGATTTCTTTGCAGATGCCTCTCTAGCAGAGCCAATGTGTTGCATAATAGGCGCATATAACTCAAGTTACCATACAACACCTTATGTATACGAACATCAAATGGGAACAAAACCAGGAGGTAAGCTAGCTCTTTTAGGGTGTGCTGGACCTATGGGAATAGGAGCTATCGATTATGCTGTCAATGTTTTAAAACCTAAGTTAGTAGTTGTGACTGATATAAATGAGGAAAGGCTCAAAAGAACCCAGTCTTTAATCCCTGAAAGTGTAGCTCTTAAAAATGGAGTAGAACTGATCTACCTTAACACGTCTAACATCGATGCCGTTGAAAAGTTGATGGAGTTAAGCAATGGAACTGGATATGACGACGTATGTGTATACGCATCTGTAGAACAATTATTAATACAGGGAGATGAAATCTTAGGAAATGATGGATGCTTAAACTTCTTTGCAGGACCTACAGATAAGAACTTTAAAGTACCTTTTAACTTCTACCACGTTCACTACTCTAGTACTCATATTGTAGGATCGTCAGGTGGGTCTACTGGAGATATGATTGAATCTCTTGAACTTTCTGAGAAAAACATTATAAATCCATGTTATATGGTAACTCACATCGGAGGTTTAAAAGCAGCTCCAGAGACAATTTTAAATCTTCCTAATATTCCAGGAGGAAAGAAGTTGATCTATCCTCATATTGAGCTAGACCTTGTAGGAATTGAAGAGTTTGCTGAACTTGGTCAAAAAGACAATAGATTTAAGAAATTAGATGAAATAGTAAAGCAAAATAATTATGTTTGGAACCTTGAAGCTGAAAATTATCTTTTAGAAAACTTTTAA
- a CDS encoding 6-phosphofructokinase: MNILVAQSGGPTAAINATIAGVIEEAQNYKKIKNVYGALNGIEGVINKNLVSFDEIDIELLFKTPSSALGSCRYKLPTDLDNEIYPKIISYLKEKDIRCFIYVGGNDSMDTVLKLSNYCKKNKIEDISIIGAPKTIDNDLMGTDHCPGFGSAAKYVATTFLELEKDCSVYNQPSLTLVEVMGRNSGWLIAASALSKLNGGEGPSLIYLCEEPFKEDRFLEDVGEKLTEGKPVLVALSEGLKDLTGKYIGGSESEKTDNFGHVNSAGAGKYLENLVKKEMDVKVRSIELNIMQRCSGHITSKRDLDESKMLGQEALKLALENKSGRMVGLKRLTNIPYQVEVINTSIQEIANLEKKVPLKWISSSKNYVEKELINYIKPLIEGEVEVDYENGIPKYFSLKKY, from the coding sequence ATGAATATTCTGGTGGCGCAGTCAGGAGGACCTACAGCTGCTATTAATGCAACAATAGCTGGGGTTATAGAGGAAGCCCAAAACTATAAAAAAATAAAAAATGTTTATGGAGCTTTAAATGGAATAGAAGGTGTAATAAATAAAAATTTAGTCAGCTTTGATGAAATAGATATAGAGCTTTTATTTAAAACTCCATCTTCTGCTTTAGGATCTTGCAGATATAAGCTTCCAACAGATTTAGATAATGAAATATATCCTAAGATAATCTCATACTTAAAAGAAAAAGATATAAGATGTTTTATATATGTTGGCGGAAATGATTCTATGGATACCGTTCTTAAACTTTCTAATTACTGTAAAAAGAATAAAATAGAAGATATAAGTATCATAGGTGCTCCTAAAACAATAGACAATGACCTTATGGGAACAGACCACTGTCCTGGATTTGGTTCAGCTGCAAAATATGTAGCCACTACTTTTTTAGAGTTAGAAAAGGACTGCAGTGTATACAATCAGCCAAGTTTAACTCTGGTAGAGGTAATGGGAAGAAATAGCGGGTGGCTAATAGCAGCTTCTGCTTTGTCTAAGTTAAATGGCGGTGAGGGTCCCTCTCTTATATATCTTTGTGAAGAACCATTTAAAGAGGATAGATTTTTAGAAGATGTGGGAGAGAAACTAACAGAAGGGAAACCTGTATTGGTAGCTTTGAGTGAAGGATTAAAGGATCTAACTGGAAAATATATCGGTGGTAGTGAGTCAGAAAAGACAGATAATTTTGGGCATGTAAATTCAGCAGGAGCAGGAAAATACTTGGAGAATTTAGTGAAAAAAGAGATGGATGTAAAGGTAAGGTCAATCGAATTAAATATAATGCAGCGTTGTTCAGGTCACATAACTAGCAAAAGAGACCTCGATGAATCTAAAATGTTAGGTCAAGAAGCATTAAAATTAGCTTTAGAAAACAAAAGTGGAAGGATGGTAGGCTTAAAAAGATTAACTAATATTCCATATCAAGTAGAAGTTATAAATACTAGTATCCAGGAGATTGCAAATTTAGAAAAAAAAGTTCCTCTAAAGTGGATTTCAAGTTCTAAAAACTATGTAGAAAAAGAGCTAATTAATTATATAAAGCCACTAATAGAAGGTGAAGTTGAAGTAGATTATGAAAACGGAATTCCTAAATATTTTAGCCTGAAAAAATATTAA
- a CDS encoding transketolase, producing the protein MSNIKILEEKANSLRKDIIQMICVSKSGHPGGSLSSADIVTALYFYEMNIDPKNPKMDGRDRFVLSKGHAAPVLYAALAERGYFSKDTLVTLRQYGSMLQGHPDMKKVPGVEISTGSLGQGLSVANGMALSAKISKKDYRTYVLMGDGELQEGQIWEAAMTAAHYKLDNVCAFVDFNNLQIDGNVDQIMGVEPLDKKWEAFGWNVLKIDGHDMKAILGALASAKECKGQPTIIICETTKGKGVSFMENVCGFHGVAPNEEEAARAISELEHVEKIEN; encoded by the coding sequence ATTTCAAATATTAAAATTTTAGAAGAAAAGGCCAATAGCTTAAGAAAAGATATCATTCAAATGATCTGTGTGTCAAAATCTGGGCACCCAGGTGGATCATTATCTTCAGCAGATATTGTTACAGCACTATATTTTTATGAGATGAATATTGATCCGAAGAATCCTAAGATGGATGGAAGAGACAGATTTGTACTGTCCAAAGGACACGCAGCTCCAGTACTATATGCTGCACTAGCTGAGAGAGGTTACTTCTCTAAAGATACACTTGTAACTTTAAGACAATACGGATCTATGCTGCAAGGACATCCAGATATGAAAAAAGTCCCTGGTGTAGAAATCTCAACTGGTTCTCTAGGACAGGGATTATCCGTAGCAAACGGAATGGCGTTATCTGCAAAAATATCTAAAAAAGACTACAGAACTTATGTACTGATGGGAGATGGAGAATTGCAGGAAGGGCAGATATGGGAGGCTGCAATGACAGCGGCTCATTATAAGCTAGATAACGTCTGTGCTTTTGTAGATTTCAATAACCTTCAGATAGACGGAAATGTAGATCAGATTATGGGAGTAGAACCACTTGATAAAAAATGGGAAGCATTCGGATGGAATGTTTTGAAAATAGACGGACACGACATGAAGGCTATCTTGGGAGCTCTTGCAAGTGCAAAAGAGTGTAAGGGTCAGCCAACAATAATAATCTGTGAAACCACCAAAGGTAAGGGAGTCTCATTTATGGAAAATGTATGTGGATTCCATGGAGTAGCTCCAAATGAAGAAGAAGCAGCAAGAGCAATATCTGAACTAGAGCATGTAGAAAAGATTGAAAACTAA
- a CDS encoding transketolase family protein: MAKKATRTAYGEALVELGNLNKDVVVLDADLTKSTKTSMFQEKFPERHINVGIAEGDLMSTAAGLATTGKIPFASTFAIFAAGRGFEQIRNTIAYPKLNVKVAPTHAGISVGEDGGSHQSIEDIALMRSIPGMVVLSPADAVETKKMVHAAANYDGPVYIRLGRLDVPVLFDEDYDFRIGRANTIKEGTDVTVAATGILVAEALKAAETLASEGISVRVINVGTIKPLDKETILKAAQETKFIVTAEEHSVIGGLGGAVSEFLGETHPTLIKKIGIYDKFGQSGTGTELLEKYELTAEKIMSVIKENI; encoded by the coding sequence ATGGCAAAGAAGGCTACAAGAACGGCATACGGAGAAGCCCTTGTTGAACTGGGGAATTTAAATAAAGATGTGGTTGTGTTAGATGCAGACCTAACTAAGTCCACTAAAACATCGATGTTTCAGGAAAAGTTTCCTGAAAGACACATAAATGTGGGAATAGCAGAAGGAGACCTCATGTCGACAGCAGCAGGACTTGCTACAACAGGAAAAATTCCTTTTGCTTCAACATTTGCAATATTTGCAGCAGGGAGAGGTTTTGAGCAGATCAGAAACACCATTGCTTATCCTAAGCTGAATGTAAAAGTGGCACCGACTCATGCCGGAATCTCTGTAGGAGAAGATGGAGGCTCCCACCAGTCGATTGAGGACATTGCCCTAATGAGATCTATCCCCGGAATGGTAGTCCTTTCTCCAGCAGATGCAGTGGAAACAAAGAAGATGGTACATGCAGCAGCTAACTATGACGGACCAGTATACATCAGACTGGGAAGACTAGATGTACCGGTATTGTTTGATGAAGATTATGATTTCAGGATCGGTCGTGCAAATACTATAAAAGAGGGAACAGACGTAACTGTAGCTGCCACGGGAATACTTGTTGCTGAAGCTTTAAAAGCAGCAGAAACCCTTGCCAGTGAAGGGATTAGTGTAAGGGTAATCAATGTAGGAACCATAAAGCCTCTAGACAAAGAAACTATTTTAAAAGCAGCTCAAGAGACTAAGTTTATTGTAACTGCAGAGGAGCACTCGGTAATAGGTGGACTTGGAGGAGCAGTTTCTGAGTTTCTGGGAGAGACACACCCTACATTAATAAAAAAAATAGGTATTTATGATAAATTTGGTCAAAGCGGTACAGGAACGGAACTACTTGAAAAGTACGAACTTACAGCAGAAAAAATAATGTCTGTTATCAAAGAGAATATATAA